The following proteins are encoded in a genomic region of Maniola jurtina chromosome 17, ilManJurt1.1, whole genome shotgun sequence:
- the LOC123873728 gene encoding RNA-binding protein lark isoform X1: MPGAGTFKIFVGNLSDKTTDADLRPLFEKYGTVVECDIIRNYGFVHMENEQVGREAVQNLNGEIVNGQAIKIEAAKSRKAPSTPTTKIFVGNLTDKTRAPEVRELFQKFGTVVECDIVRNYGFVHLDATGDVNEAIKELNGMNVDGQPMKVQLSTSRVRQRPGMGDPEQCYRCGRGGHWSKECPKALGPERNGFRERFGRDPYPPPPPPPFLRDRMMGGFGDPYDGYYDRARFDSPRDLFERRYPVGASRGLEMGASRARGDFASPPLRREPMPPMPNLPPMRSSMGSMRSSYDMYSRRSPPRGPQMSRGMYEDFSRDTFDDRRPGMRGPSPSRRYAPY; encoded by the exons ATGCCGGGCGCCGGTACTTTCAAAATCTTCGTCGGGAACCTATCCGATAAAACTACGGACGCCGATCTGAGACCGCTGTTCGAAAAGTACGGTACGGTCGTAGAATGCGATATCATCAGAAATTACGGTTTCGTGCACATGGAAAACGAGCAAGTCGGGCGCGAGGCCGTTCAGAACCTCAACGGCGAGATCGTGAACGGGCAAGCGATCAAAATAGAAGCGGCCAAGAGCCGCAAGGCGCCGTCGACGCCGACCACTAAAATCTTCGTCGGTAACCTCACGGACAAGACGCGCGCGCCCGAGGTCCGCGAGCTGTTTCAGAAGTTCGGCACGGTCGTGGAGTGCGATATCGTTCGGAACTACGGCTTCGTGCACCTGGACGCGACGGGCGACGTCAACGAGGCCATCAAGGAGCTCAACGGCATGAACGTGGACGGCCAGCCCATGAAGGTGCAGCTCAGCACCAGCCGCGTGCGCCAGCGCCCGGGCATGGGCGACCCCGAGCAGTGCTACCGCTGCGGGCGCGGCGGCCACTGGTCCAAGGAGTGCCCCAAGGCGCTGGGGCCCGAGCGCAACGGCTTCCGCGAGCGCTTCGGCCGCGACCCCTAccccccgccgccgccgccgcccttCCTCCGCGACCGCATGATGGGAGGATTCGGG GACCCTTACGATGGCTACTATGACCGCGCGCGGTTTGACTCGCCGAGGGATTTGTTCGAGCGGCGCTACCCAGTGGGCGCTTCCCGGGGGCTAGAGATGGGAGCGTCGCGCGCGCGGGGAGACTTCGCGTCGCCGCCGCTGCGCCGGGAACCGATGCCGCCGATGCCCAACCTGCCCCCGATGCGAAGCAGCATGGGGTCTATGAGGTCCTCGTATGATATGTATAGTAGACGAAGCCCCCCACGTGGACCGCAGATGTCCCGAGG GATGTATGAAGACTTCAGCCGAGACACCTTTGATGACAGAAG GCCGGGGATGCGTGGACCCTCGCCGTCTAGGAGATACGCGCCTTACTAA
- the LOC123873728 gene encoding RNA-binding protein lark isoform X2, with translation MPGAGTFKIFVGNLSDKTTDADLRPLFEKYGTVVECDIIRNYGFVHMENEQVGREAVQNLNGEIVNGQAIKIEAAKSRKAPSTPTTKIFVGNLTDKTRAPEVRELFQKFGTVVECDIVRNYGFVHLDATGDVNEAIKELNGMNVDGQPMKVQLSTSRVRQRPGMGDPEQCYRCGRGGHWSKECPKALGPERNGFRERFGRDPYPPPPPPPFLRDRMMGGFGDPYDGYYDRARFDSPRDLFERRYPVGASRGLEMGASRARGDFASPPLRREPMPPMPNLPPMRSSMGSMRMYEDFSRDTFDDRRPGMRGPSPSRRYAPY, from the exons ATGCCGGGCGCCGGTACTTTCAAAATCTTCGTCGGGAACCTATCCGATAAAACTACGGACGCCGATCTGAGACCGCTGTTCGAAAAGTACGGTACGGTCGTAGAATGCGATATCATCAGAAATTACGGTTTCGTGCACATGGAAAACGAGCAAGTCGGGCGCGAGGCCGTTCAGAACCTCAACGGCGAGATCGTGAACGGGCAAGCGATCAAAATAGAAGCGGCCAAGAGCCGCAAGGCGCCGTCGACGCCGACCACTAAAATCTTCGTCGGTAACCTCACGGACAAGACGCGCGCGCCCGAGGTCCGCGAGCTGTTTCAGAAGTTCGGCACGGTCGTGGAGTGCGATATCGTTCGGAACTACGGCTTCGTGCACCTGGACGCGACGGGCGACGTCAACGAGGCCATCAAGGAGCTCAACGGCATGAACGTGGACGGCCAGCCCATGAAGGTGCAGCTCAGCACCAGCCGCGTGCGCCAGCGCCCGGGCATGGGCGACCCCGAGCAGTGCTACCGCTGCGGGCGCGGCGGCCACTGGTCCAAGGAGTGCCCCAAGGCGCTGGGGCCCGAGCGCAACGGCTTCCGCGAGCGCTTCGGCCGCGACCCCTAccccccgccgccgccgccgcccttCCTCCGCGACCGCATGATGGGAGGATTCGGG GACCCTTACGATGGCTACTATGACCGCGCGCGGTTTGACTCGCCGAGGGATTTGTTCGAGCGGCGCTACCCAGTGGGCGCTTCCCGGGGGCTAGAGATGGGAGCGTCGCGCGCGCGGGGAGACTTCGCGTCGCCGCCGCTGCGCCGGGAACCGATGCCGCCGATGCCCAACCTGCCCCCGATGCGAAGCAGCATGGGGTCTATGAG GATGTATGAAGACTTCAGCCGAGACACCTTTGATGACAGAAG GCCGGGGATGCGTGGACCCTCGCCGTCTAGGAGATACGCGCCTTACTAA